A genome region from Alphaproteobacteria bacterium includes the following:
- the tsaD gene encoding tRNA (adenosine(37)-N6)-threonylcarbamoyltransferase complex transferase subunit TsaD yields MKVLGIETSCDETAVAVVTSEKQILANLVLSQMEHVQFGGVVPEIAARAHLTHIDTLVAQALAQSKLTFKDLDGIAVTAGPGLIGGVLVGVMTAKAISAVHGTPLIGVNHLEGHALTVRLTDDVKFPYLLLLVSGGHCQLLIVEGVGKYKRIGTTIDDAAGEAFDKTSKLLGLGYPGGPAVERMAASCGTPDRARKKFPLPKPMVGKPGCDFSFSGLKTAVRRMADALPEEIPQEDLVDICFAFQDVVADVLSDRVKNAIAIYKNRCPNAHALVVAGGVAANKALRGVLEKISSDAGLRFIAPPLKLCTDNAAMIAWAGMERLQLGQTDAPDFKVHARWPLDPDAPVAQIKSQRI; encoded by the coding sequence ATGAAAGTACTGGGCATCGAAACCAGCTGCGACGAAACCGCCGTCGCCGTTGTCACATCGGAAAAGCAGATTCTGGCGAACCTTGTGTTGAGCCAGATGGAACATGTGCAATTCGGCGGCGTGGTGCCTGAAATCGCCGCGCGCGCGCATCTGACGCATATCGATACGCTGGTGGCGCAGGCTTTGGCGCAATCGAAACTGACGTTCAAAGATCTAGACGGCATCGCCGTCACCGCCGGCCCCGGCCTGATCGGCGGCGTGCTGGTGGGCGTGATGACGGCGAAAGCAATATCGGCCGTGCATGGCACGCCATTGATCGGCGTTAATCACCTTGAAGGCCATGCGCTGACCGTGCGGCTGACCGATGACGTAAAATTCCCCTACCTGCTGCTGCTGGTTTCCGGCGGGCATTGCCAGTTATTGATTGTCGAAGGTGTCGGCAAATATAAACGCATCGGCACCACCATCGACGATGCGGCGGGCGAGGCGTTTGATAAAACGTCGAAACTGCTGGGGCTCGGTTATCCCGGCGGGCCTGCGGTGGAACGCATGGCGGCATCCTGCGGCACGCCCGACCGCGCGCGCAAAAAATTTCCGCTGCCGAAACCGATGGTGGGCAAGCCCGGCTGCGATTTTTCCTTCTCCGGCCTGAAAACCGCCGTGCGCCGCATGGCCGATGCCCTGCCCGAAGAAATCCCGCAGGAAGATTTAGTGGATATCTGCTTTGCGTTTCAGGATGTGGTGGCCGATGTGCTGTCCGACCGCGTGAAAAACGCGATTGCTATTTACAAAAACCGCTGCCCCAATGCCCATGCGCTGGTTGTGGCGGGCGGCGTTGCGGCGAACAAGGCGCTGCGCGGCGTACTGGAAAAAATCTCATCGGATGCCGGTTTGCGTTTTATCGCGCCGCCGCTGAAACTCTGCACCGATAACGCCGCCATGATCGCCTGGGCGGGCATGGAACGGCTGCAACTGGGGCAGACCGATGCACCCGATTTCAAGGTCCATGCGCGCTGGCCGCTCGACCCCGATGCGCCGGTCGCCCAAATCAAATCGCAAAGGATATAA
- a CDS encoding NAD(P)-dependent glycerol-3-phosphate dehydrogenase, protein MSGIQNIAVIGGGSWGTALAQIFAQAGRDVILFARDAGLAEKINTTHENPTYLAGAKLDARLKATADLAAAVKTAQLVMLVTPTQYLRDTMKKLAPLLPAAVPVLNASKGIEMTTGYLLSEVAAEILPGHPYAAFSGPTFATEAVRGLPTAITLATTADAKIAQTWATALRGRAFRPYLSDDVIGVEIAGALKNVIAIACGIVEGRGLGQNAKAAVMTRGIAEIRRLGVKRGAKPETFLGLAGLGDLTLTCSSMTSRNYSLGFELGQGKPLKQILAERKSVSEGVTTSWAVADYAAAHDVDMPICLAVKEILHNGANVDDIVMGLLSRDLKNENH, encoded by the coding sequence ATGTCCGGAATCCAAAATATCGCCGTCATCGGCGGCGGTTCATGGGGCACGGCGCTGGCGCAGATTTTTGCACAAGCCGGGCGCGATGTTATTTTGTTTGCCCGCGATGCGGGGCTGGCCGAAAAAATCAACACCACCCACGAAAACCCGACCTATCTTGCGGGCGCGAAACTGGATGCGCGGCTGAAGGCGACGGCGGATCTTGCCGCTGCGGTAAAAACCGCACAGCTGGTGATGCTCGTCACGCCTACGCAATATTTGCGCGACACGATGAAGAAACTTGCGCCCCTGCTGCCCGCCGCCGTGCCGGTGCTGAACGCGTCCAAGGGCATCGAAATGACGACGGGCTATTTGTTGTCCGAAGTCGCGGCGGAAATCCTGCCGGGCCATCCCTATGCCGCTTTCTCCGGCCCCACCTTTGCAACCGAAGCGGTGCGCGGGCTGCCCACCGCCATCACGCTCGCCACTACGGCTGATGCGAAAATCGCGCAGACATGGGCAACAGCCCTGCGCGGGCGCGCCTTCCGTCCTTATCTGTCCGACGATGTGATCGGCGTTGAAATCGCGGGCGCGCTCAAAAACGTCATCGCAATCGCCTGCGGTATCGTCGAGGGGCGCGGGCTTGGCCAGAACGCAAAAGCCGCCGTGATGACGCGCGGCATCGCTGAAATCCGCCGCCTTGGCGTGAAGCGCGGCGCGAAACCGGAAACATTCCTCGGCCTGGCGGGGCTTGGCGACCTCACGCTCACTTGTTCATCGATGACGTCCCGCAACTATTCGCTGGGGTTTGAACTGGGGCAGGGCAAGCCGCTGAAGCAAATTTTGGCCGAGCGCAAATCGGTGTCGGAAGGCGTCACAACATCATGGGCGGTCGCCGATTACGCGGCGGCGCATGATGTCGATATGCCGATATGTCTCGCGGTCAAGGAAATCCTGCATAACGGCGCGAATGTGGATGATATCGTGATGGGCCTGCTGTCACGCGACCTGAAAAACGAAAACCATTAA